The Calliphora vicina chromosome 3, idCalVici1.1, whole genome shotgun sequence genome contains a region encoding:
- the LOC135954141 gene encoding larval cuticle protein 65Ab1-like produces MKFLIVFVALFAVALAAPAEIVKQESDVEPEGFHYVSETSDGTYQTADGKLKDVGTEHEAIVVHGSYSWVDEKTGEKFTVTYVADENGFQPEGAHLPKPQQ; encoded by the coding sequence CGCCGTTGCTTTGGCTGCTCCCGCTGAAATTGTTAAACAAGAATCCGATGTAGAACCCGAGGGCTTCCACTACGTTTCCGAAACCTCCGATGGCACCTACCAGACCGCCGATGGTAAATTGAAGGATGTTGGTACCGAACACGAAGCCATCGTTGTTCACGGTTCTTACTCCTGGGTTGATGAGAAGACTGGCGAAAAATTCACCGTCACCTATGTGGCTGATGAAAACGGTTTCCAACCCGAAGGTGCTCATTTGCCCAAACCCCAACAATAA